CATAGCGACTCGTCTTTTTTTGTTGTGCGCCCGGCATGGGTGTAATCTATAGGGTTAATGAAATTCCACATCAATACGTCGACGTTGAGGTGGATTTTTTTTCGTTGCCCGAATCTCTAATATCCCATTGCGGTACGTGGCTTTAATCGAAGATTCGTCGATATCAGCAGGTAGGGTAAGGGAACGATGAAACTTACCGAAATACCGCTCTTGATGATGGGTTTGCTCTTCTTTAACGTCATAATGCCGTTCAATCTTACCACTGATTGATAATACGTTATGATCGACATCAATCGTTACATCTTCTTTTCTCTCTAGACCAGGAATTTCACAATGAACAATCACTTCGCGGTCGGTTTCATGTACATCCATTCTTGGTGTGCCAAAACGTTCCGGTGTCCAAGAAAACAGTTGTGGAAAACTGGAATTAAAAAACCGCTCTAAATCTCGTTGAAAACGTGTAAATGGATGTTCATACGGTGTTAGAGCCATTCGTTTTATCCCCCTTCGTTAAATGGTTCGAAATTAGTTTTAATAAGTTCAAAAATATTATTCATT
This portion of the Bacillus sp. (in: firmicutes) genome encodes:
- a CDS encoding Hsp20/alpha crystallin family protein; its protein translation is MALTPYEHPFTRFQRDLERFFNSSFPQLFSWTPERFGTPRMDVHETDREVIVHCEIPGLERKEDVTIDVDHNVLSISGKIERHYDVKEEQTHHQERYFGKFHRSLTLPADIDESSIKATYRNGILEIRATKKNPPQRRRIDVEFH